The Juglans regia cultivar Chandler chromosome 16, Walnut 2.0, whole genome shotgun sequence nucleotide sequence TCCATCATCTGAATTCTCTTCAAGCTCATCTTGGAGATCTTTCACTTGCTTTTGCAACTCCTCGACAAATTCAATTGCATCCCCCAGGATAGAAGCCCTATCCAACTGAACATGCCACGACTTTTCAACAACATCGATAGCTAGAAGAAGTTTTGATCATAAACAAGAATGCgatatatataaagaaacttCAAGATCATACATTGACCTTTTCAGTCCTACATATCATTCTTGTCAGCCAAGCAAAAGATTAAAgatcatgaataatattatacctTAGAAATCTTAGGGACCAACGCTCGAAGAGCATAGAGCCTATCATTaagcttctttcttcttctcctttcagCAACAAGGTTTTTCGACTGAGGTCCCTTCCCAGTTGTTCGCCTATGCTTTGCATCATCCTCATCGTCAAACTGATCACTACAATCCGATATCGAATCTGTTCGTCCTGTCTCGTGCTTTAAGGAATCCTTGTCATTCCCCTGCTGCTCCTTCTGTGAGAATGGCTCCATAAACTGGATATGCATGTTAGATGAATTGGTCATCATGGACTGTTGTAATACATCCATCTCGAATTGGTGCCCATTTTCAGAGGAAGACTTAAATGGGTTGATGGGTTTGTCAGAAATGAAGGAATTGTGCGATACTTCATGGCACGTCTCATTTTTGGTTCCGTCTTCTGTAGTGTAATTGCATTGCTGAAGGAAGTTCGTTGGAGAATCACATAGGCGAATTCGGTCAACAGAGATGTCGAAAGGCATACTTAGATTTTGTAATGGTGTTGCGGATGAAACTGGTGGCCGGAAATGATTGTTGGGATCCTTGTGATCATTTTCATCTCCTGGAAATGGCAGCTTTGATTGGAACTCACTCATCGCATTTACATCAACATGAGTGAAGCTTGTGTCCATGTTGCTCGAATTGATGAGGGCCTCCTCCTCCAGTGAAATGTTGCATTGTGCAGTGATAAGATCAATGACATGCTGATCTTCAGCAACCTGTAATAGAAAATAGTTTAGATACAATTTCTCAATGtaaacaattaattatcatGAAAAGACAAACAAAGGAAAGGCTACACCATGCCATATTGCTCATGCAAAACATGGGGCAACAATATCATACTTGTTTATTAGCAAACAGTTCAATAACTCCTCCTGCCAATGGAATCAAAACCTTAGTACCAATGCTTTCCTGCAAATGTGAATAGGACCATTATCAACTCGTCATGATCTGGggtctaatttttaaaaattagaaaagaggAGAGGATGAGGGTGTTGAGTACTCACCTTTAGGACACTTGATTCTGTATTATTTGAGAAGTTTAGCCAACTGGGCTGGCTTGATATCAAGGTTTGTGCATAAACTCTGCTCCAGGCCACACCCataatgagattaaaattttgaCAATATGAAAGAAAAGGGTTTGAAGAATAATTAGTGTGAGGCTGAATGAATACATGATATGCATGTACTTAAAacatatatacgtacgtacccaGGGTCGAGGGGCATGGAAGAAGGCAATTGAGCTAAAAGGTCACAAGATTTCGTTCTTGGATGCGGATAAATGGTATCCCTACATGGAAGGACGGGAGAAACAGGAAAAAGAAATTCTCCGGCATTTGGGGTGTTGTTAGTCCCAGCACAGCAACAATCCATCCATTCAATAAACCTgaaacaaaccacaaaaatcagagagagagaagagagagagagagagagagagagagagattaggaaCTACTTTTTCTTTACCTCTGGTCTTCACTCAATTTCCACAGAACACAATAATCCCAACCTTTCAAACCAACAAGGGATCTTAGCCTCTCCATTAGGTTGTGCAAGATGATGTTCATGTTTcctgaaagatttttttttttaacaaagcaAGTTGGAAATTCGAGATGCTATTAGAATCCCATTATCTAATATTACAAGATCATGTCAGCAAATAAAGAAGGTAACATAAAAATTCATCATAAAGCTTTTTGGGGCATGTGTATGCTTGTTTGCGTGTGAGGTATATAACTGAATGAaccattttgagagagagagagagagagagagacctggcAGAAAACAGTACCTCCTGTTACTTCCAACTTCCCTTTTGActgaacaaagaaagaaaagcaaaagaagaaggGAAGAACCAGCGAAAGAGAAACAGAAAAAGCAAAACCAGATATCCATACAAATTAACTTCAGTTGATAGCAATGATTAACTGCGGCACCATCCAAGCTTATATAACAACCACCTGAAACCGAGTTATCCAAGATGATGATCAACTATATAGCCTGCCTagattatatatgaaaaaatataaatgagaaatcagacaaaaaaatatcaactcacGACCATTTATCATTTCTGATAATGAACGTTGAgcttattttttctatatatataaatatatagctaCAGCATATGCATGCAGTTGCCTTCAtgtcttttcttctcattttatcATGGCATCGTTACCTCATTCATTCCAAAACAGCCATCTCATGAGAAAACTCAGAAGAAACAAAAACCCTCATCTTCTTTTGAAGCTTTTAGAAGAAGACATTaatacaacaatattaataatattcactTTGATTCTACATGAgttgtttctttttatatttggatCGAAGCTGTTACAATGGTAGGTGAACAGCAGTCCATGCATGAGAtagagatttttgttttttattttttggtatggAAACTGAAGAATATTATAAGTAGCGATGGAGCTGATgagaggaaaagaaggaaaagataaTACGTGAGTTGGTAATGATGGGGAGAGGGGCATATTGCATGACCTAAGATTATGTACAAAACCCTAACTACCTTACGAAGTttttgatcatcatcatccgTTTTGGTAATTAATTAGTATCCCCTTTCATGCTTCAACTACTCTACAACTTTGCCGAGAAAATCAAAACTGCCCAAACGTACAACTTTGAGCCAAGAAATTAGAAAGCTATATACACCaagaataatactatatatagtcgtggagtgcgcaaaTCGCGTtgtgcagttattttaaaaaaaagtaagatctactattaaaaaattagtttctttaattttcatgtggatctcgtatttattcattttttcaaagtgattgcacagAGCGCGCTTatacactcacgactacaactatcatttctctatatatcaGTGCCATTTATACTTTGCTAattctaaacaaatataattttattttttatatatttaatttaatattaagttctaatatattttcatctaaatcCTAATTTGGCCCCTCCCCATTTTTTACATAAggtaaaaaaagaatgaaataaaaaaactttagaaatatccaaaaaattaaaattttgcaaaattattcttttttaagaaaaaatttcaaagaaagtttcaattttatttaattttaaaaaaatagtttttatttttaatatgatattttgtCTTTTTGAGACTTTGAAggataattttgttttcttgaaataaaatGGATCAGTATGTTACAACTTTTTGATAGTTTTAAGAGATGATGTAAAGATTAACAACTTTCAAAGtgatttaagttttaaaaattataaaaattctcTATGCTTACTTTAATATTTGCTACCATCAAGCAATGTacaaacaattatattaaatagagtAACACTAGAGTCATCGTTGGAGTTTCttagtgtatttta carries:
- the LOC109006611 gene encoding transcription factor ABORTED MICROSPORES-like isoform X2 — encoded protein: MNIILHNLMERLRSLVGLKGWDYCVLWKLSEDQRFIEWMDCCCAGTNNTPNAGEFLFPVSPVLPCRDTIYPHPRTKSCDLLAQLPSSMPLDPGVYAQTLISSQPSWLNFSNNTESSVLKESIGTKVLIPLAGGVIELFANKQVAEDQHVIDLITAQCNISLEEEALINSSNMDTSFTHVDVNAMSEFQSKLPFPGDENDHKDPNNHFRPPVSSATPLQNLSMPFDISVDRIRLCDSPTNFLQQCNYTTEDGTKNETCHEVSHNSFISDKPINPFKSSSENGHQFEMDVLQQSMMTNSSNMHIQFMEPFSQKEQQGNDKDSLKHETGRTDSISDCSDQFDDEDDAKHRRTTGKGPQSKNLVAERRRRKKLNDRLYALRALVPKISKLDRASILGDAIEFVEELQKQVKDLQDELEENSDDGFRNTGTNANHHNVQPEILNQNAITLGPKTEHDKAPNGIHPGESGINGNLTKQKQDSEFSNDTTQHEMEVQVEVAQIDGNKFFVKVFCEHKTGGFVRLMEALNSLGLEVTSANVTSFRNLVCNAFQVEKRDSEMVEADHVRDSLLELTRTPSRSGWPEMAKASENGGGMQDYHQNQNHLHDHHAASFHHHGLHHLNS
- the LOC109006611 gene encoding transcription factor ABORTED MICROSPORES-like isoform X1, producing the protein MDIWFCFFCFSFAGSSLLLLLFFLCSVKREVGSNRRYCFLPGNMNIILHNLMERLRSLVGLKGWDYCVLWKLSEDQRFIEWMDCCCAGTNNTPNAGEFLFPVSPVLPCRDTIYPHPRTKSCDLLAQLPSSMPLDPGVYAQTLISSQPSWLNFSNNTESSVLKESIGTKVLIPLAGGVIELFANKQVAEDQHVIDLITAQCNISLEEEALINSSNMDTSFTHVDVNAMSEFQSKLPFPGDENDHKDPNNHFRPPVSSATPLQNLSMPFDISVDRIRLCDSPTNFLQQCNYTTEDGTKNETCHEVSHNSFISDKPINPFKSSSENGHQFEMDVLQQSMMTNSSNMHIQFMEPFSQKEQQGNDKDSLKHETGRTDSISDCSDQFDDEDDAKHRRTTGKGPQSKNLVAERRRRKKLNDRLYALRALVPKISKLDRASILGDAIEFVEELQKQVKDLQDELEENSDDGFRNTGTNANHHNVQPEILNQNAITLGPKTEHDKAPNGIHPGESGINGNLTKQKQDSEFSNDTTQHEMEVQVEVAQIDGNKFFVKVFCEHKTGGFVRLMEALNSLGLEVTSANVTSFRNLVCNAFQVEKRDSEMVEADHVRDSLLELTRTPSRSGWPEMAKASENGGGMQDYHQNQNHLHDHHAASFHHHGLHHLNS